In one window of Juglans regia cultivar Chandler chromosome 3, Walnut 2.0, whole genome shotgun sequence DNA:
- the LOC108989348 gene encoding uncharacterized protein At5g39570 — translation MAYYSSSYYEDDLVYQYNQTPYGSGYDSAPTHDFKAYSSYDSSSHQFFEHNSIPYYGAFNPPHSTSSIAYSTSTFSEPRSIEYDPNPYGGGYKSPHTHFVISYSTAEFNVPEFEDYDPTPYSGGYDIAQTYGKPLPASDEICYPRTTTDPNALFADGVTLGSITLPSEKEEIDGQALKPSHGAEQSLQNEEELQLHGGSDKDHDSHIEEPYQGEKGLGNASDDYYPRAGYGSGYGNGAAAAEEHGYHYDNSVPSQPPPSGYGLEAMDLCEGLFGYWPCISREKRRGDGQECAADEGSNRDLWKGTADYLFGSSYPYGERRDVRGNYGVPNYDYERHYQQQPLYMQADYDEDSWLNAH, via the coding sequence ATGGCCTACTACAGCTCCAGCTATTACGAGGATGATCTTGTTTATCAGTACAATCAAACCCCTTATGGTTCTGGCTATGATTCAGCTCCAACACATGATTTCAAGGCCTATTCTAGCTATGACTCCAGCAGCCACCAGTTCTTTGAGCATAATTCAATCCCCTATTATGGTGCTTTTAACCCTCCTCATTCTACATCATCAATTGCATACTCTACCTCCACTTTCAGTGAACCCAGATCTATTGAGTATGATCCGAATCCTTACGGTGGCGGTTACAAATCTCCTCATACTCATTTTGTGATTTCATACTCTACAGCGGAGTTTAATGTACCTGAATTTGAAGATTATGATCCAACACCTTATAGTGGTGGTTATGATATTGCTCAAACCTATGGCAAGCCCCTCCCTGCTTCGGATGAAATTTGTTATCCCCGAACGACGACGGATCCAAATGCCCTGTTTGCAGATGGTGTCACTCTTGGTTCCATCACACTGCCTAGTGAGAAAGAGGAAATTGATGGGCAAGCACTGAAACCTAGCCATGGAGCAGAACAGTCCCTGCAGAATGAAGAAGAGCTGCAATTACATGGTGGCAGTGACAAAGATCATGACAGCCACATAGAGGAGCCTTATCAAGGTGAAAAAGGTCTGGGAAATGCAAGCGATGATTATTATCCGCGGGCTGGCTATGGAAGTGGATACGGAAATGGAGCAGCTGCAGCTGAAGAGCATGGTTACCATTACGACAATTCTGTGCCTTCCCAACCTCCTCCAAGTGGTTATGGCTTGGAAGCCATGGATCTTTGTGAAGGTTTGTTTGGTTATTGGCCCTGTATCTCTCGTGAGAAAAGGAGAGGTGATGGTCAAGAATGTGCTGCAGATGAAGGAAGCAACAGAGATCTGTGGAAGGGAACTGCAGATTATCTCTTTGGAAGCTCATATCCATATGGAGAAAGAAGGGATGTTAGAGGTAACTATGGGGTTCCTAATTATGATTATGAAAGGCATTATCAGCAGCAGCCCCTTTACATGCAGGCTGATTATGATGAGGATTCATGGCTGAATGCGCACTAA
- the LOC108989349 gene encoding DAG protein, chloroplastic-like, producing MATFTLSLLPKTLTPLSLHKLSPSTPTPATRTHFGYPRPHLKPFTINSRPQIRAAAVDGDFSTRRGSGSGSSEPRETIMLPGCDYNHWLIVMEFPKDPAPTREQMIDTYLNTLATVLGSMEEAKKNMYAFSTTTYTGFQCTVDEETSEKFKGLPGVLWVLPDSYIDVKNKDYGGDKYINGEIIPCKYPTYQPKRSGSKYESRRYERRRDGPPPDRRRPRQETTTSDSASG from the exons ATGGCGACATttaccctctctctcctccccaaaaccctaaccccTCTTTCTCTTCACAAACTCTCCCCTTCCACTCCCACTCCCGCGACTCGTACCCACTTTGGCTACCCTCGCCCGCACTTAAAACCCTTCACGATAAATTCACGGCCGCAGATCAGAGCAGCAGCCGTTGATGGGGATTTTTCGACCAGGAGAGGCAGTGGCAGTGGCAGCAGCGAGCCCAGGGAGACCATCATGCTCCCGGGATGCGATTACAACCATTGGCTGATTGTGATGGAGTTCCCCAAGGACCCTGCGCCCACGAGGGAGCAGATGATTGATACTTACCTCAATACCCTCGCCACTGTCTTGGGCAG CATGGAAGAAGCGAAGAAGAATATGTATGCTTTCAGTACCACCACCTACACTGGCTTTCAGTGCACAGTTGATGAAGAAACATCTGAGAAATTTAAGG GATTGCCTGGGGTTCTATGGGTTTTGCCAGACTCGTACATTGATGTCAAAAATAAGGACTATGGAG GGGATAAATATATCAATGGAGAGATAATCCCCTGCAAGTACCCTACCTATCAACCAAAGCGCAGCGGATCAAAATATGAAAGTAGAAGGTATGAAAGACGGAGGGATGGCCCCCCTCCTGATAGGAGAAGACCCAGACAAGAGACCACTACTTCAGACTCAGCCTCTGGATGA